From one Pseudomonas fluorescens genomic stretch:
- a CDS encoding LysR substrate-binding domain-containing protein: MTERIPALQALRAFEVAARYGSFTRAAEELALTQGAISHHIKTLEGLFDCALFERRGPKVTLTEPGRLLAQELKVGFKIIENACGLLKQDRQHLRLKAPSTLTVRWLLRQLALFKQGEDHSQVQLSSVWMDIDTVDFYSEPYDCAILLADGHFGADIASLKLFDEWLVPVCQPGYPADLARCELLHPSPDRRDWRRWVQRAGGEAINLERGQVFDTLDQGISAAQQGLGVAVVDLLLASGELDAGRLVTPFPQAVVTGEGYYLTWLQASPKARQVHALGEFLQQQVPQRPAQGLDYLYD; the protein is encoded by the coding sequence ATGACCGAACGCATTCCCGCACTGCAGGCGCTTCGGGCGTTCGAGGTGGCCGCGCGCTACGGCTCTTTCACCCGCGCCGCTGAAGAACTGGCCCTGACCCAGGGCGCCATCAGCCATCACATCAAGACCCTCGAAGGCCTGTTCGACTGTGCCCTGTTCGAACGGCGCGGGCCGAAAGTGACGCTGACCGAGCCGGGCCGGTTACTGGCCCAGGAGCTCAAGGTCGGCTTCAAGATCATCGAAAACGCCTGTGGCCTGCTCAAGCAGGACCGCCAGCACCTGCGCCTGAAAGCGCCCTCGACCCTGACCGTGCGCTGGTTGCTCAGGCAGCTGGCGCTGTTCAAGCAAGGCGAGGATCACAGTCAGGTGCAACTGAGCAGCGTGTGGATGGACATCGACACGGTGGACTTCTACAGCGAGCCCTACGACTGCGCGATCCTCCTCGCCGATGGCCATTTCGGCGCGGACATCGCCAGCCTCAAGCTGTTTGACGAATGGCTGGTGCCAGTGTGCCAGCCCGGTTACCCGGCAGACCTGGCTCGCTGCGAGCTGCTGCACCCATCGCCGGACCGGCGTGACTGGCGACGCTGGGTGCAACGGGCAGGGGGCGAGGCGATCAACCTGGAGCGCGGCCAGGTGTTCGACACCCTGGATCAGGGCATTTCGGCTGCCCAGCAGGGCCTGGGCGTGGCCGTGGTCGACCTGCTGCTGGCCAGCGGCGAGCTCGACGCCGGCCGCCTGGTCACACCTTTCCCGCAGGCGGTGGTCACCGGCGAGGGCTATTACCTGACCTGGCTGCAGGCCAGCCCCAAGGCGCGCCAGGTGCACGCGCTTGGCGAATTTTTGCAGCAGCAGGTGCCGCAACGTCCTGCTCAGGGGCTTGATTATTTGTATGACTAA
- a CDS encoding MFS transporter translates to MIQPTWLTLATALLMFPQIAETLYSPALVDIGQGFAVTPAQAGQTLSLYFAAFAIGVLVWGRLCDLWGRRPTLLAGLLLYGLASLAALLVTRFDGLLAARIVAAFAAAVGSVVTQTALRDVHSGAQLARVFSLIGIFLAISPAIGVLSGSVLTGAFGYRGVFAAQLLLALALLLWSWQAMPETRPQAAHRASLLGTLRRMLGDRRVLLATLLVALFNIGVFSWYSLAPFIFQRLQLQSLFGLSGILLALGSLLGARLNTLLLTRGVKAATMLNLACGINVLAALVIALLGEHWLIAVAMAFMLGAFAMAIPLLLGSALVEYGDCRGTAGALFGLLYYLLIGFGLALAGWVQELGAVLLCCSVFTAAVGAFYKSWV, encoded by the coding sequence ATGATCCAACCAACCTGGCTGACCCTGGCCACGGCCCTGCTGATGTTCCCGCAGATCGCCGAAACCCTCTACAGCCCGGCCCTGGTGGATATTGGCCAGGGCTTTGCGGTGACACCTGCGCAGGCGGGGCAAACCCTGTCGCTGTACTTCGCCGCCTTTGCCATCGGCGTGCTGGTCTGGGGCCGCCTGTGCGACCTCTGGGGCCGACGCCCGACGTTGCTCGCCGGCTTGCTGCTGTACGGTCTGGCATCGCTGGCGGCTTTGTTGGTCACACGCTTCGACGGTTTGCTCGCCGCACGCATCGTTGCCGCCTTTGCCGCAGCGGTCGGTTCGGTGGTCACCCAGACCGCCCTGCGCGATGTGCATAGCGGTGCGCAACTGGCGCGGGTGTTTTCACTCATCGGTATTTTTCTGGCCATCAGTCCGGCCATTGGCGTGCTCAGTGGGTCAGTGCTGACCGGGGCCTTTGGCTACCGTGGCGTATTCGCCGCGCAGTTGTTGCTGGCACTGGCGTTGCTGCTTTGGAGCTGGCAAGCCATGCCGGAAACCCGTCCACAGGCGGCCCATCGCGCCAGTTTGCTCGGCACGTTGCGGCGCATGCTCGGTGATCGTCGGGTGTTGCTGGCAACGCTGCTGGTGGCGTTGTTCAACATCGGGGTATTCAGTTGGTACAGCCTGGCGCCGTTCATTTTCCAGCGTCTGCAGCTGCAAAGCCTGTTTGGCCTAAGCGGGATTTTGCTGGCGCTCGGCTCTCTGCTCGGCGCGCGCTTGAATACGCTGTTACTGACGCGAGGCGTAAAGGCGGCGACGATGCTCAACCTGGCCTGCGGGATAAATGTGCTCGCGGCGCTGGTGATTGCGCTGCTGGGCGAACACTGGCTGATCGCCGTGGCCATGGCCTTCATGCTCGGCGCCTTTGCCATGGCGATTCCGTTGCTGCTGGGCTCGGCGCTGGTTGAGTACGGGGATTGCCGGGGGACGGCGGGGGCGTTATTTGGATTGCTGTATTACCTGCTGATCGGGTTTGGACTGGCGTTGGCCGGGTGGGTCCAGGAACTAGGAGCAGTGCTGCTCTGCTGCTCCGTTTTCACTGCTGCAGTGGGGGCTTTCTATAAATCATGGGTATAA
- a CDS encoding AraC family transcriptional regulator, with protein MAWLEPTATFDPERFGAPIVGICSTLGEHDSGVHQHRLGQVLFTRQGCVRIDAQAPDLLCLLPPTRAAWIPAGTAHRARMRASVDYRSVYLDTRHWPQLPEQVQILDVNPLLRELLERMAEAPFETDWSQGAAAHMAGLCIAELQAARQQPMRLPLPRDRRLASLVEGLEQLPPPLQELARTVGASEKTIGRLIRRDTGMSYQQWRQQWRLVRAVEQLAIHQPLSQVALELGFASDSAFIAFFKSMTGSTPRAYCR; from the coding sequence ATGGCCTGGCTGGAACCTACCGCGACTTTCGACCCGGAGCGCTTCGGCGCGCCCATTGTCGGCATCTGCTCGACCCTGGGCGAGCACGATTCCGGCGTCCATCAGCACCGGTTAGGGCAGGTGCTGTTCACCCGCCAGGGCTGCGTGCGTATCGACGCCCAGGCGCCGGACCTGCTCTGCCTGTTGCCGCCGACCCGCGCGGCATGGATTCCCGCAGGCACAGCCCACCGGGCGCGGATGCGGGCAAGCGTCGACTATCGCTCGGTGTACCTGGACACCCGGCACTGGCCGCAATTGCCCGAGCAAGTGCAGATCCTCGACGTCAACCCGCTGCTGCGCGAACTGCTCGAACGCATGGCCGAGGCGCCGTTCGAAACCGACTGGAGCCAAGGCGCAGCCGCGCATATGGCCGGCCTGTGCATCGCCGAGCTGCAGGCCGCCAGGCAGCAGCCGATGCGCTTGCCGCTGCCCAGGGATCGGCGCCTGGCCAGCCTGGTCGAGGGCCTTGAGCAGTTGCCGCCGCCACTGCAGGAGCTGGCTCGTACGGTGGGCGCCAGTGAGAAAACCATCGGCCGTTTGATCCGCCGTGACACCGGCATGTCGTATCAGCAATGGCGCCAGCAGTGGCGGCTGGTACGCGCAGTGGAGCAACTGGCGATCCATCAGCCGCTGAGCCAGGTGGCGCTGGAACTGGGCTTTGCCAGTGACAGTGCCTTCATCGCTTTCTTTAAAAGCATGACCGGCAGCACGCCGCGGGCGTATTGCCGCTGA
- a CDS encoding AzlC family ABC transporter permease, whose amino-acid sequence MSSPPFARQAFIRGAIAILPLSLAVAPWGLLAGSMAIEANLTPWEGQGLSAIVFAGAAQLVAIGMLKGGANLFSILLTTLLLTSQHLLYGLSMRPVLSGLPTRWRLGLGFLLTDEFFALTSQYDKQQFNRWYALGVGLTFYIAWNLFTLAGIILGQNIAHLDQLGLDFSIVATFVALIAPLVRNLPTVVCVAVSLFCSVLFSAWHWDIGLVAAGLLGMSAGFVCQKFTGARS is encoded by the coding sequence ATGTCCAGTCCGCCGTTCGCCCGCCAGGCCTTTATCCGAGGCGCCATCGCCATCCTGCCGTTGTCACTTGCCGTTGCGCCCTGGGGGCTGCTGGCAGGCTCCATGGCCATTGAAGCCAACCTCACCCCCTGGGAAGGCCAGGGCCTGTCGGCCATCGTCTTTGCCGGTGCGGCGCAACTGGTGGCGATCGGCATGCTCAAGGGCGGCGCCAACCTGTTCTCGATCCTGCTCACGACCCTGCTGCTGACCTCCCAGCACCTCTTGTACGGGCTGTCGATGCGCCCGGTGCTGTCGGGCCTGCCGACCCGCTGGCGATTGGGGCTGGGCTTTTTGCTCACGGATGAATTCTTCGCCCTCACCAGCCAGTACGACAAGCAGCAGTTCAACCGCTGGTACGCCCTGGGGGTGGGCCTGACCTTCTACATTGCCTGGAACCTGTTCACCCTGGCCGGGATCATCCTTGGCCAGAACATTGCGCACCTGGACCAACTGGGCCTGGACTTCTCGATCGTCGCCACCTTCGTCGCCCTCATCGCGCCGCTGGTGCGTAACCTGCCCACGGTGGTGTGCGTGGCGGTGTCGTTGTTCTGTTCGGTGCTGTTCAGTGCCTGGCATTGGGACATTGGCCTGGTGGCCGCCGGCCTGCTGGGCATGAGCGCAGGTTTCGTCTGCCAGAAGTTCACTGGAGCGCGTTCATGA
- a CDS encoding LysE family translocator, with protein MLDMQTLLIFSAAVTLLLLSPGPNMAFVISHGVSMGWRGGLAAALGISLADLLLTALTASGVTALIAAWPPSFDIIRYCGAVYLLWMAFKLLQPRKAGMGEGRRETSLAAVLLAAMLNSLLNPKALLFFIVFLPQFVVPAKGAVAQQLLLGLVLSMIALVFHVLLGACGGVLSRRFCGKGRMARLQPRLLASVLALLALRLVLMQRPA; from the coding sequence ATGCTCGATATGCAAACGCTGCTGATCTTTTCTGCGGCGGTGACCCTGTTGCTGCTGTCGCCTGGGCCGAACATGGCCTTTGTCATCAGCCATGGCGTGTCCATGGGCTGGCGTGGCGGGCTGGCGGCGGCGCTGGGCATCAGCCTGGCTGACCTGCTGCTGACTGCGCTGACCGCAAGCGGGGTCACCGCGTTGATCGCCGCCTGGCCGCCGTCGTTCGACATCATCCGTTACTGTGGCGCGGTCTATCTGTTGTGGATGGCTTTCAAGCTGTTGCAGCCGCGCAAGGCCGGCATGGGCGAAGGGCGGCGCGAGACATCACTGGCGGCGGTGTTGCTCGCAGCCATGTTGAACAGCTTGCTCAACCCCAAGGCGCTGCTGTTTTTCATTGTGTTCTTGCCGCAGTTCGTGGTCCCGGCCAAAGGCGCGGTGGCGCAGCAGTTGCTGCTGGGGCTGGTGCTGAGCATGATTGCCCTGGTGTTTCATGTGCTGTTGGGGGCGTGCGGCGGGGTGCTGAGCCGCAGGTTCTGTGGCAAGGGGCGCATGGCCAGGTTGCAGCCGCGTTTGCTGGCCAGTGTGCTGGCGTTGCTGGCGCTGCGGTTGGTGTTGATGCAGCGTCCGGCGTGA
- a CDS encoding MFS transporter, with protein sequence MSCTADGPADLEQPLPVSGLLALAMTGFIAILSETLPAGLLGQISSGMHVSEAMAGQMVSVYALGSLLTAIPLVTLTQGWRRRPVLLLAIVGFVLFNTVTALSSSYWLTLVARFMTGVAAGLAWGVIAGHARRMVSPEQQGRAMAVAMIGAPLALSLGVPAGTWLGELMGWRMTFALVSAATLVLVAWVLCKVPDFEGHAPGQRPGIVQVLRTPGVLAVLLVILTWVLAHNVLYTYIVPYLASVGLAASTGMVLLTFGIAALAGIGVVGALIDKHLRNMVLLSLFGFAVVALVLGFVSQSAPLVYLSVALWGLTYGGAPTLLQTASADAAGEGADVAQSMIVTVWNSAIAAGGLLGGVLLSQWGVGSFPWVLLALIALALLIAGRAHGHGFAPGARVLS encoded by the coding sequence ATGAGTTGCACCGCGGATGGGCCCGCCGATCTCGAACAGCCCTTGCCGGTCAGCGGCCTGCTGGCCCTGGCCATGACCGGTTTTATCGCCATCCTCAGCGAAACCCTGCCGGCCGGCCTGCTCGGGCAGATCTCCAGCGGCATGCACGTCAGCGAGGCCATGGCCGGGCAGATGGTCAGCGTCTATGCCCTGGGCTCGCTGCTGACCGCGATCCCGCTGGTGACCCTGACCCAGGGCTGGCGTCGGCGGCCGGTACTGCTGTTGGCGATTGTCGGCTTTGTGCTGTTCAACACAGTGACGGCGTTGTCGAGTTCGTACTGGCTGACCCTGGTTGCGCGCTTCATGACCGGCGTTGCCGCGGGCCTGGCCTGGGGTGTGATCGCCGGGCATGCACGGCGCATGGTCAGCCCCGAGCAGCAAGGCCGGGCCATGGCGGTGGCGATGATCGGCGCGCCGCTGGCCTTGTCGCTGGGGGTGCCGGCCGGTACCTGGCTGGGCGAGCTGATGGGCTGGCGCATGACCTTTGCGTTGGTGTCCGCTGCGACCCTGGTGCTGGTGGCCTGGGTGTTGTGCAAGGTGCCTGACTTCGAAGGCCATGCCCCGGGCCAACGCCCCGGCATCGTCCAGGTATTGCGTACCCCCGGCGTGCTGGCGGTGTTGCTGGTGATCCTCACCTGGGTGCTGGCGCACAACGTGCTGTACACCTACATCGTGCCGTACCTGGCCTCGGTGGGCCTGGCGGCGAGCACGGGTATGGTTCTGCTGACCTTCGGCATTGCCGCCCTGGCCGGTATTGGCGTGGTGGGCGCGTTGATCGACAAGCACCTGCGCAACATGGTCCTGCTGAGTTTGTTCGGCTTTGCCGTGGTGGCGCTGGTGCTCGGTTTTGTCAGCCAGTCGGCGCCGCTGGTGTACCTCAGTGTCGCGCTCTGGGGCCTGACCTACGGCGGCGCGCCGACCCTGCTGCAAACCGCCAGTGCCGACGCCGCCGGGGAGGGCGCCGATGTCGCCCAGTCGATGATCGTCACGGTGTGGAACTCGGCGATTGCCGCGGGCGGCCTGCTCGGTGGCGTGCTGCTCAGCCAGTGGGGCGTGGGCAGTTTCCCCTGGGTGTTGCTGGCGCTGATCGCTCTGGCCTTGCTGATTGCCGGTCGCGCCCATGGTCACGGTTTTGCCCCGGGCGCACGGGTGCTGAGCTAA
- a CDS encoding KAP family P-loop NTPase fold protein, whose product MKAPANQQRNGKGHDAAISQQQDDDLQRWSIARSVLRSIESAPDSWSTRIGLYGKWGSGKTSVLNFIEEQARIRNESKRDGITWVVVRFSAWDAEGRDGVIQRFYQALLEQLEKGAWAGKSFKDLGRGIARLLGNVAEVGKSVAQVLDPVTCTMVSKGTQIAAQTGQLLSSKLAFNRKELEALCAELHHTRIVVFIDDLDRADPTAIPKAMLALRELLDWPSFAFVLAFDLDVVSKALSLYSAAYGENGQRFLEKIIDISITLPEPTEEQTRRLAWRAFGECCPFIPEASFTQVAQWFPRNPRLVKAITRDLGQLKTVACRHGNDELAWNAIILQTIIKHEAPKTLERLEPSLLGRDRQSLRGENDEERETFQREAIQLTLGSKVPDHAPAFVRLKNQLAALHDLRKSTNRVRIHYEMGLLAQEPSITSYEHRLFLNEWAGDFDDLRIDQLLASGADAAQTEKLTVALNLIWLTIGSYCQGMRELVSQVDRHVYDQQLEYLGVQLNLLEKVWGDTPHEALHDVSGHYSLCCSLIDGLLSLRERDTGQKMQAQYQREIALVTAAATTCSDRVRLHDWAMEKLLAGGIAYLYDSQKRAGLEGVANLLKEDAVADLLALFRVPTGVERLLQEGSQAAIHQQWRLFDAKSPLYQEAGQAKLAAWLKSICDDRLAEGIVARNMLDYLQGLAIRNRNLPEGERHEVRTLEAIIPSLWGAAMKGSEYHRFPKQLLDGWDRLVNAGIDKSWIPLPPNLAELDRQRSN is encoded by the coding sequence ATGAAAGCACCAGCAAACCAGCAGCGTAACGGCAAAGGCCATGATGCGGCGATCAGCCAGCAACAGGATGACGATCTGCAGCGCTGGTCGATTGCCCGCTCGGTGTTGCGCTCGATCGAGTCGGCGCCGGATAGTTGGTCCACCCGCATCGGCCTTTATGGCAAGTGGGGTTCTGGCAAAACCAGTGTGCTGAACTTCATTGAAGAGCAAGCGCGCATTCGTAATGAAAGCAAGCGGGACGGTATCACCTGGGTGGTTGTACGCTTTTCAGCGTGGGACGCCGAAGGCCGTGACGGGGTGATCCAGCGGTTCTATCAGGCGTTGCTGGAGCAACTTGAAAAAGGTGCATGGGCGGGTAAGTCGTTCAAGGATCTGGGGCGTGGTATCGCAAGATTACTGGGCAACGTTGCCGAGGTTGGCAAGTCAGTGGCCCAAGTGTTGGACCCTGTTACCTGTACGATGGTTAGCAAAGGCACCCAGATTGCCGCGCAAACAGGTCAGCTACTCAGTTCAAAGCTGGCTTTCAATCGCAAAGAACTCGAAGCGCTCTGTGCCGAACTCCATCACACACGCATCGTGGTATTCATCGATGACCTCGACCGCGCCGACCCCACCGCGATCCCCAAGGCAATGCTGGCATTACGCGAGTTGCTTGACTGGCCCAGCTTCGCCTTTGTCCTGGCCTTTGATCTGGACGTAGTGAGTAAGGCTCTGAGCTTGTACTCGGCCGCCTATGGGGAGAACGGGCAGCGCTTTCTCGAGAAGATCATCGATATCTCCATTACCCTGCCGGAGCCTACCGAGGAGCAAACCAGGCGCCTGGCCTGGCGAGCATTTGGCGAGTGTTGCCCTTTCATTCCCGAGGCTTCTTTCACGCAAGTTGCTCAGTGGTTTCCTCGCAACCCTCGCTTGGTCAAGGCTATAACCCGTGATCTGGGGCAATTGAAAACTGTTGCCTGTCGCCACGGCAATGATGAGCTCGCGTGGAATGCAATCATTTTGCAGACCATCATCAAGCATGAAGCCCCGAAGACTCTTGAGCGTCTCGAGCCCTCCCTGCTGGGCCGGGACCGTCAGTCGCTACGTGGCGAAAACGATGAAGAGCGGGAGACGTTTCAGCGCGAAGCTATTCAACTTACGCTGGGATCAAAAGTGCCTGATCATGCGCCGGCTTTTGTGCGGCTAAAGAATCAGCTCGCAGCCCTGCACGATCTGCGTAAATCAACCAACCGCGTCCGTATCCATTACGAGATGGGGTTATTGGCACAGGAGCCGAGCATCACCAGTTATGAACATCGGCTTTTTTTGAATGAATGGGCCGGAGATTTCGACGATCTGCGAATCGATCAGCTTCTTGCTAGCGGGGCTGACGCTGCTCAAACCGAAAAGCTGACAGTTGCCTTGAATCTGATCTGGTTGACCATCGGTTCTTATTGCCAGGGCATGCGGGAGTTGGTCTCTCAGGTTGACCGGCATGTCTATGATCAGCAACTGGAGTACCTTGGGGTTCAACTCAACCTGCTTGAAAAAGTCTGGGGGGATACGCCGCACGAAGCGCTCCACGATGTATCCGGCCATTACAGTTTGTGCTGCAGCTTGATCGACGGTCTGTTGTCCCTGCGTGAACGTGATACAGGCCAGAAAATGCAAGCACAATATCAACGGGAAATCGCACTGGTGACAGCAGCGGCAACCACGTGCAGTGATCGTGTTCGACTACACGATTGGGCGATGGAAAAGTTGCTCGCAGGTGGCATCGCGTACCTGTATGACTCGCAAAAAAGGGCAGGACTTGAAGGTGTCGCCAACCTGCTCAAGGAGGATGCGGTCGCGGATTTGCTGGCGTTGTTCAGGGTGCCGACGGGGGTCGAACGGCTGTTGCAGGAGGGTTCGCAAGCAGCCATTCACCAGCAGTGGCGCTTGTTTGACGCCAAGTCACCCTTGTATCAGGAGGCGGGTCAAGCCAAGCTGGCGGCATGGCTGAAAAGCATTTGCGATGACAGGTTAGCCGAAGGCATCGTTGCTCGTAACATGCTTGACTACCTTCAGGGATTGGCGATTCGAAACCGTAACCTTCCTGAGGGTGAGCGTCATGAGGTGCGAACATTGGAGGCGATAATTCCTTCTCTCTGGGGCGCGGCGATGAAGGGTAGCGAGTACCACCGCTTCCCCAAACAGTTGCTCGATGGATGGGACCGTCTAGTCAATGCGGGCATCGACAAAAGCTGGATACCGCTGCCGCCAAATTTGGCAGAACTGGACAGGCAACGAAGCAATTGA
- a CDS encoding AzlD domain-containing protein produces the protein MIFALIIGMGLLVFLNRYAFLEPRLPLRLSSNARQFLGFAVPGMLTAICGPIVFLPGHQLDLSLSNPYLIGSLVAVVLVLLTRSTLISMLLSMAFFFVFRWWLNGSP, from the coding sequence ATGATCTTCGCCTTGATAATCGGCATGGGCTTGCTGGTGTTCCTCAACCGCTATGCCTTTCTCGAACCGCGCCTGCCCCTGCGCCTGAGTTCCAACGCCCGGCAGTTCCTCGGCTTTGCCGTGCCAGGCATGCTCACCGCGATCTGCGGGCCGATCGTCTTCCTGCCCGGGCACCAGCTCGACCTGAGCCTGAGCAACCCGTACCTGATCGGTTCGCTGGTAGCGGTGGTGCTGGTGCTGTTGACCCGCAGCACCTTGATCAGCATGCTGCTGAGCATGGCCTTCTTTTTTGTCTTTCGTTGGTGGTTGAACGGCAGCCCATGA
- a CDS encoding AraC family transcriptional regulator — MNPAHKEQTRFWQASALGDTEMLHARYFQQRFAPHVHEGYVITIIESGAQRFWHRGSEHLAPVGSMVLINPDELHTGAKASEDGWRYRGFYPDSERITGVLDELELKRDGLPRFDASVLHDPQLAKAFSWLHCSAENGASALEQQTAWREAVLLLVQRHARAGTARTPGNEPCAVARAKELMDSRLAYPPSLEELATAVNLSPFHFARVFRQATGLPPHAWLKQRRLSRARELLKNDCLPFNVAFALGFSDQSHLNRQFKQAYGVTPGEYRRACIH, encoded by the coding sequence ATGAACCCTGCACACAAGGAACAGACCCGCTTCTGGCAAGCATCGGCGCTCGGCGACACCGAGATGCTGCATGCGCGCTATTTTCAGCAGCGTTTTGCCCCCCATGTGCACGAAGGCTACGTGATCACCATCATCGAGTCCGGTGCCCAGCGTTTCTGGCACCGCGGCAGCGAACACCTGGCCCCGGTAGGCAGCATGGTGCTGATCAACCCTGACGAGCTGCACACCGGCGCCAAGGCCAGCGAAGACGGCTGGCGCTATCGCGGCTTTTACCCCGACAGCGAACGCATCACCGGGGTGCTTGACGAGTTGGAGCTCAAGCGCGACGGCCTGCCGCGTTTCGATGCCAGCGTGCTGCACGACCCGCAACTGGCCAAGGCCTTCAGCTGGCTGCACTGCTCGGCCGAAAACGGCGCCAGCGCCCTGGAACAACAAACCGCCTGGCGCGAAGCGGTGTTGCTGCTGGTGCAGCGTCACGCCCGCGCAGGTACTGCCCGCACACCCGGCAACGAACCCTGCGCGGTGGCCCGGGCCAAGGAGTTGATGGACAGCCGCCTGGCCTACCCGCCATCGCTGGAAGAACTGGCCACGGCGGTGAACCTCTCGCCCTTCCACTTTGCCCGGGTGTTCCGCCAGGCCACCGGCTTGCCGCCCCATGCCTGGCTCAAGCAACGGCGCCTGAGCCGCGCCCGCGAGCTGTTGAAAAACGATTGCCTGCCGTTCAACGTCGCCTTCGCCCTGGGCTTTTCCGACCAGAGCCATTTGAACCGGCAGTTCAAGCAAGCCTATGGCGTAACACCGGGCGAGTACCGCCGCGCCTGTATTCATTAA
- a CDS encoding LysE family translocator, whose protein sequence is MNSALLATYALTVLLLIASPGPVVALVVNTTARAGRKQALLTALGTNGASLVLIALAALLIFSSAAINPLLLSSLSVFGCLFIGYLGFAALVQLRHPAHATQQAAIRQGGLWQGFAIGLSNPKDILFFVAFFPQFIQVTEQFSQSLMLLGLVWLMLDLGILGLYILVIGRLAERLDRRLISVISAAVLLAIAAAGLVYNIRQLLP, encoded by the coding sequence TTGAACAGCGCCCTGTTAGCCACCTACGCCCTGACCGTTTTGCTCCTGATCGCCAGCCCCGGTCCGGTGGTGGCGCTGGTGGTCAACACCACCGCCCGCGCCGGGCGCAAACAGGCGCTGCTGACTGCCCTGGGCACCAACGGCGCCTCACTGGTGCTGATTGCCCTGGCGGCGCTGCTGATCTTCAGCAGCGCCGCCATCAACCCGCTACTGCTGAGCAGCTTGAGCGTGTTCGGTTGCCTGTTCATCGGCTACCTGGGCTTCGCTGCACTGGTCCAACTGCGCCACCCCGCGCACGCCACGCAGCAGGCCGCGATCCGCCAGGGCGGGCTGTGGCAAGGCTTTGCCATCGGCCTGTCGAACCCCAAGGACATCCTGTTTTTCGTCGCCTTTTTCCCGCAGTTCATTCAGGTCACCGAGCAGTTCAGCCAGAGCCTGATGCTCCTGGGGCTGGTCTGGCTGATGCTCGACCTGGGTATTCTGGGCCTATACATCCTGGTCATCGGCCGCCTGGCCGAGCGCCTGGACCGGCGCCTGATCAGCGTAATCAGTGCCGCGGTACTGCTGGCCATCGCCGCCGCCGGGCTGGTCTACAACATTCGGCAACTGTTGCCCTGA
- a CDS encoding LysR family transcriptional regulator codes for MDSLSGFVVFVRVAETGSFVGAAQSLGVSASAIGKRVARLESRLGVRLFHRSTRSITLTVEGSQFLERSRRILAEIEATELELSQASEVPRGRLRISLPQVTALVMPALSEFMAQYPAIELDLDFDDRIVDIIGEGFDVVMRGGTPSDSRLSARFLGHFHHVLVASPAYLACNGTPTHPAELARHTCLHYRFPSTGKLEQWPLRQEPAGRVYEIPVSMVCNHVDTRICFATRDRGITCIPDFTVRPQLQRGDLVTVLDDYMERRGSFYLLWPSGRQVPPRLRVFIDFMSTRLLPDAGAPQY; via the coding sequence ATGGATAGCCTCAGCGGTTTCGTGGTGTTCGTGCGGGTGGCAGAAACCGGCAGCTTTGTCGGCGCCGCGCAGTCGCTGGGGGTCAGCGCCTCGGCCATCGGCAAGCGCGTGGCACGCCTGGAGAGCCGCCTTGGCGTGCGCTTGTTCCACCGCAGCACACGCAGCATTACCCTGACCGTCGAGGGCAGCCAGTTCCTGGAACGCAGCCGGCGCATCCTCGCCGAGATCGAAGCCACCGAGCTTGAACTGTCCCAGGCCAGCGAAGTACCCCGCGGGCGTTTGCGCATCAGCCTGCCGCAGGTGACCGCGCTGGTGATGCCGGCTCTGAGCGAGTTCATGGCGCAATACCCGGCCATCGAACTGGACCTGGATTTCGACGATCGCATAGTCGATATCATCGGCGAAGGTTTCGACGTGGTAATGCGCGGCGGCACCCCCAGCGACTCCCGCCTGAGCGCGCGCTTTCTTGGCCACTTTCACCATGTGCTGGTCGCCTCACCGGCGTACCTGGCGTGCAATGGCACGCCCACTCATCCCGCAGAACTGGCCCGGCACACCTGCCTGCACTACCGCTTCCCCAGCACCGGCAAGCTTGAGCAATGGCCGCTACGCCAGGAGCCCGCTGGACGTGTATATGAAATCCCGGTGTCGATGGTCTGCAACCACGTCGACACGCGCATCTGCTTTGCCACGCGCGACCGCGGCATCACTTGTATTCCGGATTTCACCGTGCGCCCGCAGTTGCAGCGCGGCGACCTGGTAACCGTGCTCGATGACTACATGGAGCGCCGCGGCAGCTTCTACCTGCTGTGGCCCTCAGGGCGGCAAGTGCCGCCACGGCTGCGGGTGTTCATCGACTTCATGAGCACGCGACTGCTGCCCGATGCCGGCGCTCCGCAGTATTAG